A part of Candidatus Omnitrophota bacterium genomic DNA contains:
- a CDS encoding HD domain-containing phosphohydrolase, with protein sequence MNSRSKLNLIENIEKPDLFRNAKILVVDDDQVICCVVSDFLKQLNAQVLWTDRSETAAQWIQEQEFDAILSDIYMPVLKGHDLLAIALEYLPLTPVVLMTGRPTLDNSIDAIRLGAYDYLIKPFNLDILKVTLNRALNYRRLSIDNRDYQIDLEKRVEARTKELSDFLFHSVQSLSLALEARDPYTEGHGQRVAEFVIHLAIELGVGEEHFQTLRLACQLHDIGKIGIPDSILLKKDKLSPIEYDIMKDHVFIGYKILSPIPSLKEVSRYVYEHHERMNGTGYPRGLSKNEIHPHSRMLMVAEVCDALATKRNYKPAWPIQDIIHYFQENADAVYDGEVVKALISILKREGERIIEMFQFKAY encoded by the coding sequence ATGAACTCTCGATCCAAACTGAATCTCATAGAAAATATCGAAAAGCCAGATTTATTTCGTAACGCAAAAATATTGGTCGTTGATGACGATCAAGTAATTTGCTGCGTTGTCTCCGATTTCCTTAAGCAATTGAATGCTCAAGTCTTATGGACGGATCGGTCCGAGACGGCGGCGCAATGGATTCAGGAACAAGAATTCGATGCAATATTATCCGATATTTATATGCCCGTACTGAAAGGGCACGATTTGCTCGCCATCGCCTTGGAGTATCTTCCTTTAACTCCGGTCGTCCTCATGACCGGCCGTCCTACCCTCGATAATAGCATCGATGCGATCCGTTTGGGAGCGTACGATTATCTAATCAAACCTTTTAACCTAGACATTTTGAAGGTTACGCTCAACCGTGCTCTTAATTACCGCCGCCTTTCCATCGACAACCGCGATTATCAGATCGACCTGGAAAAGAGAGTCGAAGCGCGGACCAAGGAATTGAGCGATTTTTTGTTTCACTCCGTGCAATCGCTTTCTCTGGCTCTGGAAGCGAGGGATCCTTACACGGAAGGCCACGGCCAACGGGTTGCCGAATTCGTAATCCATCTCGCCATAGAATTAGGCGTCGGCGAAGAACATTTTCAAACGCTTCGCCTCGCTTGCCAGTTGCATGACATCGGAAAGATCGGCATTCCCGACTCTATCCTCTTAAAAAAGGATAAGTTATCGCCGATCGAATACGATATCATGAAGGATCACGTATTTATTGGTTATAAAATCCTTTCGCCAATCCCATCCCTCAAAGAAGTAAGCCGTTACGTCTACGAACACCACGAACGGATGAATGGAACCGGCTATCCTCGAGGCTTATCCAAAAACGAGATTCATCCCCATAGCCGAATGCTGATGGTGGCGGAGGTATGCGACGCCTTGGCGACGAAACGGAATTACAAGCCCGCCTGGCCTATCCAAGATATCATCCATTATTTTCAGGAAAACGCCGACGCCGTATACGACGGCGAAGTCGTCAAGGCGCTGATCTCCATTCTTAAACGCGAAGGCGAGCGAATTATCGAGATGTTCCAGTTCAAAGCGTATTGA
- the rpe gene encoding ribulose-phosphate 3-epimerase — translation MKILPSLLSAPFGRLEESLRSLEAAGADVFHFDVMDGHFVPNLTMGPLLIENLQPLIQSQFDVHLMVTNPDEQIPWFDFPSVRSISFHIEAPVDAANVLEIIRERMKKTGIVINPPTKMEALGSCLEKVDQVLVMTVNPGFGGQKFHPEVLPKIEWLAKRREQLSAQFLIQVDGGIGEETIRQALQAGAQEFVAGYSIFGKENAPEAFRNLSRLVGD, via the coding sequence TTGAAAATATTGCCTTCCTTGTTATCGGCGCCCTTTGGCCGTCTCGAAGAATCGCTGCGTTCGCTGGAAGCGGCGGGAGCGGATGTTTTTCACTTCGACGTCATGGACGGCCATTTCGTTCCCAACCTGACGATGGGGCCTTTGCTAATCGAAAACTTGCAGCCCTTAATCCAAAGCCAGTTCGACGTCCATTTGATGGTAACCAATCCCGACGAGCAAATTCCCTGGTTCGATTTCCCCTCCGTGCGCAGCATTTCATTTCACATCGAAGCGCCTGTGGATGCGGCCAACGTCTTGGAAATCATCCGAGAACGCATGAAAAAAACGGGGATTGTAATTAATCCTCCAACAAAAATGGAAGCCCTTGGATCCTGCCTCGAAAAAGTGGATCAAGTTTTGGTTATGACGGTGAATCCCGGATTCGGCGGCCAGAAATTCCACCCCGAAGTCCTGCCCAAAATCGAATGGCTGGCGAAACGCCGGGAACAATTAAGCGCCCAGTTCCTCATCCAAGTGGATGGCGGCATCGGGGAAGAGACGATCCGGCAGGCGCTTCAAGCTGGAGCGCAAGAATTTGTGGCGGGATATTCCATCTTCGGCAAGGAGAACGCTCCCGAAGCCTTTCGCAATTTGTCCCGGCTTGTTGGGGATTGA
- a CDS encoding UDP-2,3-diacylglucosamine diphosphatase: MDCQESCSDKNLSLDSSLSSRSKEAAMASVHRGRSVFFADLHHPGGQCEEIDALFGEIPDDAKRIFLLGDIFHYWINDKEFIEERYRAFLSRLKRWADQGIELFFLEGNRDFLASHYFDEQSWIEVLSNPAVIDIGGRSVYIGHGDELCWNDWAYQFYKSLIRSSWMRLAADRLPASLRRSLARKMSQTSAAIVAGKSQETLRIPHRAYEQIVATGIDLIIHGHLHESYQRECRARGMQGTIVSFGWKDGKRNFIHFEG, encoded by the coding sequence ATAAGAACCTTTCGCTCGATTCCTCTCTTTCTTCCCGATCGAAAGAGGCGGCGATGGCTTCCGTTCATCGCGGCCGCAGCGTCTTTTTCGCCGATCTCCATCATCCCGGCGGCCAATGCGAAGAGATCGATGCGCTGTTCGGCGAAATCCCCGATGACGCGAAGCGGATTTTTCTGTTGGGGGATATTTTTCACTATTGGATTAACGATAAAGAATTCATCGAGGAGCGCTATCGGGCTTTTCTCTCCCGCCTGAAGCGATGGGCGGATCAAGGAATCGAACTTTTCTTTCTGGAAGGGAATCGGGATTTTCTCGCTTCCCATTATTTCGACGAACAATCCTGGATCGAAGTTCTCTCCAATCCCGCTGTGATCGATATCGGAGGCCGCTCCGTTTATATCGGGCATGGAGATGAATTATGCTGGAACGATTGGGCGTATCAATTTTATAAATCATTGATCCGGTCTTCTTGGATGCGGTTGGCGGCCGATCGCCTTCCCGCCTCCCTGCGGCGCAGCCTGGCGCGGAAAATGTCGCAAACCAGCGCGGCGATCGTAGCGGGCAAAAGCCAGGAAACACTCCGAATTCCCCATCGCGCTTACGAACAGATTGTCGCGACCGGCATCGATCTGATTATCCACGGCCACTTGCACGAATCCTATCAACGGGAATGCCGCGCCAGGGGAATGCAGGGAACGATCGTCAGTTTCGGCTGGAAAGACGGAAAAAGAAATTTCATTCATTTTGAAGGATAA
- a CDS encoding pyridoxine 5'-phosphate synthase, producing MPKLSLNIDHIATLRQARDTPYPDPVDAAVLAQLGGADGITVHPREDRRHIQDRDVELLRRMLQVPLTLEMALTNEMADLALAIQPHACTLVPELRQERTTESGLQTAGREKILQPNIQKLLDAGILVSIFIDAKAEEIAAAHSLGVQFVEIHTGPYSLASTPKEEDKEFAIVVKAAEQAEKLGLNVNAGHGLHYRNTARIAALPQIQWLHTGHSIISYATLVGMERAVREMKTLIDHAAERRRA from the coding sequence ATGCCGAAACTCTCTCTGAACATCGATCATATCGCCACGCTGCGCCAGGCGCGCGATACGCCTTATCCCGATCCGGTGGACGCCGCCGTCCTCGCTCAATTGGGCGGCGCCGACGGGATCACCGTGCATCCGCGCGAAGACCGGCGGCATATTCAAGACCGGGATGTGGAGCTGCTGCGGCGGATGCTTCAGGTTCCTCTGACCTTGGAAATGGCCTTGACCAACGAAATGGCCGATCTGGCCTTGGCGATTCAACCTCACGCCTGCACGCTAGTACCGGAGTTGCGGCAAGAACGAACGACGGAAAGCGGCCTGCAAACCGCCGGACGGGAGAAGATTCTGCAGCCGAATATCCAAAAATTGCTGGATGCGGGCATCCTCGTGAGCATCTTCATCGACGCCAAGGCGGAAGAGATCGCGGCGGCGCACTCGCTGGGCGTCCAGTTCGTCGAGATTCATACGGGACCCTACTCCCTCGCCTCAACGCCGAAAGAGGAAGACAAAGAGTTCGCCATCGTCGTCAAGGCCGCTGAACAAGCCGAAAAATTAGGATTGAACGTCAATGCCGGCCACGGCCTGCATTATCGCAATACGGCGCGCATAGCCGCCCTGCCGCAAATCCAATGGCTTCATACTGGCCATAGCATCATATCTTACGCAACATTGGTAGGTATGGAGCGCGCCGTGCGCGAGATGAAAACGCTCATCGATCACGCCGCCGAGAGAAGACGCGCTTGA
- the dapA gene encoding 4-hydroxy-tetrahydrodipicolinate synthase has product MFEGSAVALIAPFHNGAVDYIALERLIDFHAKAETECILVCGTTGESATLSHQEHKDIIGHAAQYVRSVRGGNRYPLLMAGSGSNNTKEALDLTQAAKDLGADVALLISPYYNKPTQQGLLQHYRTIAREVDIPQVPYNIQSRTGVNISVDTIVELAQEKRIIGVKEASGDLGQISEIARRAPEGFKVWSGDDGLTLPILAVGGAGVISVSANIIPKDVRALVHAFLRGDFAEALRLHRRMAALNKILFVETNPAPIKTAVNLLSRNPEYGLPHCGELRLPMVPLQRENEDKLIKVMREYGLSIP; this is encoded by the coding sequence ATGTTTGAAGGTTCCGCCGTCGCCTTGATCGCCCCATTCCACAATGGAGCGGTCGATTATATCGCTTTGGAAAGACTGATCGATTTCCATGCGAAAGCCGAAACCGAATGCATCCTGGTCTGCGGCACAACGGGCGAGTCCGCTACGCTCAGCCACCAGGAACATAAAGACATCATCGGCCATGCCGCCCAATACGTCCGATCCGTTCGCGGAGGCAACCGCTATCCTCTGCTGATGGCGGGTTCGGGCAGCAACAATACCAAGGAAGCTTTGGATCTGACGCAAGCCGCCAAAGATTTGGGCGCAGATGTTGCCTTGCTCATCTCTCCCTACTACAACAAGCCTACCCAACAAGGATTGTTGCAACATTACCGAACCATCGCCCGCGAAGTGGATATCCCACAGGTCCCTTATAACATTCAAAGCCGCACCGGCGTCAATATTTCCGTCGATACCATCGTAGAACTCGCTCAGGAAAAAAGAATTATCGGCGTTAAGGAAGCCAGCGGCGATCTGGGACAAATATCGGAAATCGCCCGGCGCGCGCCGGAAGGCTTCAAGGTTTGGTCGGGCGACGACGGATTGACGCTGCCGATTCTAGCCGTCGGCGGCGCGGGCGTCATCTCCGTCTCCGCCAATATCATTCCCAAAGACGTGCGCGCCTTGGTTCACGCTTTTCTGCGAGGGGATTTTGCGGAAGCCTTGCGGCTTCATCGGCGGATGGCCGCGCTTAACAAAATTCTATTCGTCGAAACCAATCCTGCTCCCATCAAAACCGCCGTCAATCTTCTTAGCCGCAACCCGGAATACGGTCTTCCTCATTGTGGAGAATTGCGTCTGCCAATGGTTCCCCTGCAACGGGAAAACGAAGACAAATTGATAAAGGTTATGCGGGAATACGGTCTCTCGATCCCTTGA
- a CDS encoding Lrp/AsnC family transcriptional regulator yields MRAKILEILERDARILPADIAVMVGEEEAKVAEEIKQMEKEGIILAYKAIVNPERALEDKAACLIEVSVQPEKGYGFDKIAERIYRFPEVQSVFLVSGGYDLLVVIEGKTVREIADFVIDKLATLSNVRSTASHFLLKKYKESGMILVEHEKRDRIPVTP; encoded by the coding sequence TTGCGCGCCAAAATCCTCGAAATTCTCGAACGAGACGCCCGCATCCTCCCCGCCGATATCGCCGTCATGGTGGGGGAAGAGGAAGCGAAAGTCGCCGAAGAAATCAAGCAGATGGAAAAAGAGGGAATCATTCTTGCCTATAAAGCGATCGTGAATCCCGAACGAGCTTTGGAAGATAAGGCGGCTTGTTTGATCGAAGTCTCCGTGCAACCGGAAAAAGGGTACGGCTTCGACAAAATCGCGGAGCGCATCTATCGTTTTCCGGAAGTGCAATCCGTCTTTCTTGTCTCCGGCGGCTACGATTTGCTGGTGGTCATCGAAGGAAAAACCGTGCGGGAGATCGCCGATTTCGTCATCGACAAGCTGGCGACGTTATCCAACGTCCGATCCACCGCATCTCACTTTTTATTGAAAAAATACAAAGAGTCGGGCATGATCCTGGTCGAACACGAAAAACGGGATCGCATACCCGTTACTCCATAA
- the recF gene encoding DNA replication/repair protein RecF, whose product MILSSLLVRNFRMIEEAVLTLGPGIQLFLGANAQGKTSLIEAILFLSTSTSHRTRREEELIRWGSETAFLRGEAEEESVKERIECGLEKKRKSVKIDGAALPRIGDLYGHLRTVLFAPEDLEIVAGGPQMRRRFLDMSIAQIDREYIALLQKFRRTLEQRNAVLKRLQNDPHGSGMRELAVWDRPFLEYAAQIVHRRGETVRNLGPLAEEFYAGLADDGPLGLAYPPGEEANVEDIAKRMAERLERSRMAEIERGSSQIGPHRDDPALSLKGKNLAQFGSQGQKRTAALALRLAEARLCAAKTGRRPILLIDDVVYEMDNRRRARFWERIDLDGQLIVTATSREHLGAELIPAKIFQVNDGTICAD is encoded by the coding sequence ATGATTTTATCTTCTTTGCTTGTACGAAATTTCCGCATGATCGAGGAAGCCGTTCTGACGCTCGGCCCCGGAATCCAACTTTTTCTCGGCGCCAACGCGCAGGGAAAAACCAGCCTGATCGAAGCCATCCTTTTTCTCTCCACATCCACTTCCCACCGCACCCGCAGGGAAGAAGAATTGATACGCTGGGGGAGCGAAACGGCATTCCTGCGCGGAGAGGCGGAGGAAGAGAGCGTAAAAGAACGCATCGAGTGCGGATTGGAAAAAAAACGGAAATCGGTCAAAATCGACGGAGCGGCGCTGCCGCGCATCGGAGATTTGTACGGCCATTTGCGCACGGTGTTATTCGCGCCGGAGGATTTGGAGATCGTGGCGGGGGGGCCGCAGATGCGGCGGCGTTTTCTCGACATGTCCATCGCCCAGATCGACCGGGAGTATATTGCGCTGTTGCAAAAATTCCGGCGGACGCTGGAGCAGCGCAACGCGGTTTTGAAACGGCTGCAGAACGATCCTCATGGAAGCGGAATGCGGGAATTGGCGGTTTGGGATCGCCCCTTTCTCGAATACGCCGCTCAGATCGTTCATCGGCGGGGCGAAACCGTGCGCAATCTGGGACCTCTAGCGGAAGAATTCTACGCCGGATTGGCGGATGACGGTCCCTTGGGATTGGCTTATCCCCCCGGCGAGGAAGCAAACGTTGAAGATATCGCAAAGAGAATGGCGGAACGGCTGGAGCGTTCGCGAATGGCGGAAATCGAGCGCGGCAGTTCCCAAATCGGGCCGCATCGGGACGATCCCGCCCTCTCACTTAAAGGAAAAAATCTGGCCCAATTCGGATCGCAAGGACAAAAACGGACGGCGGCCTTGGCGCTGCGCCTGGCGGAAGCCCGCCTATGCGCCGCCAAGACGGGACGCCGGCCGATTCTGTTGATCGACGATGTGGTCTATGAAATGGACAACCGCCGCCGCGCCCGATTTTGGGAGCGGATCGACCTCGACGGCCAACTCATCGTAACGGCCACCAGCCGCGAACATCTTGGCGCGGAATTGATCCCGGCGAAAATTTTTCAGGTGAACGATGGAACGATATGCGCTGATTGA
- a CDS encoding aminotransferase class I/II-fold pyridoxal phosphate-dependent enzyme — protein MATYPTPIHSAPEPRPRVNRQVLELPPSGIRVFFDLVAGKPGVVSLGVGEPDFSTPWHICEAGIYSLERGHTSYTSNSGTPQLREELAVYLQRKFNAVYDPAKEFIITVGGSEALDLAFRSLLEPGDEAIVLDPSFVSYAPLAALAGGTPVCVPSSIENQFLPRLEDLEKAVSPKTRAIIVNYPNNPTGAALNQSQAEEIADFVLRHDLTLISDEIYMELSYEGRPATFTSIPEIRDRLILLGGFSKAWAMTGWRLGFAAGPSDFIAAMTKIHQYSIMCAPTTAQEAAVEALRHGDDEVERMRKEYDARRRYIVHHFNRIGLDCLSPKGAFYVFPSIRSTGLSSQQFAERLLEKENVAVVPGPAFGKCGEGHIRCSYAASFEDIQEAIQRIERFINTL, from the coding sequence ATGGCAACCTATCCCACCCCCATCCATTCCGCGCCGGAGCCGCGTCCTCGCGTCAACCGGCAAGTTCTTGAACTCCCTCCTTCGGGCATCCGGGTTTTCTTCGACTTGGTGGCGGGCAAACCCGGCGTGGTTTCTCTGGGAGTCGGCGAACCCGATTTCAGCACTCCCTGGCATATCTGCGAGGCGGGCATCTATTCCCTTGAACGAGGGCATACGTCGTATACTTCCAACAGCGGAACGCCTCAACTGCGGGAAGAACTCGCTGTTTATCTGCAAAGAAAATTCAACGCCGTTTACGATCCCGCCAAGGAATTCATTATTACGGTTGGCGGCAGCGAAGCCTTAGACCTCGCTTTCCGCAGCCTCTTGGAGCCGGGGGATGAGGCTATCGTTCTCGATCCTTCCTTCGTCTCTTATGCGCCGCTGGCGGCGTTGGCCGGAGGAACGCCCGTTTGCGTTCCTTCTTCGATCGAGAATCAATTCCTGCCCCGGTTGGAGGATTTGGAAAAAGCGGTTTCGCCGAAAACGAGGGCGATCATCGTCAATTATCCCAACAATCCCACCGGCGCGGCGTTGAACCAATCGCAAGCGGAAGAAATCGCCGATTTCGTTTTGCGGCATGATCTTACGCTAATCAGCGACGAGATTTACATGGAATTGAGTTATGAAGGACGCCCCGCAACCTTTACGTCCATCCCCGAAATCCGGGACCGGTTGATTCTTTTAGGTGGCTTTTCCAAAGCGTGGGCTATGACGGGATGGCGATTGGGCTTCGCTGCCGGACCTTCCGATTTCATCGCGGCGATGACCAAGATTCATCAGTATTCCATCATGTGCGCTCCTACGACGGCTCAGGAAGCCGCCGTGGAAGCCTTGCGCCACGGCGACGACGAAGTCGAGCGGATGAGAAAGGAATACGATGCCCGCCGACGCTACATCGTCCATCATTTCAATCGAATCGGATTGGATTGCTTATCGCCGAAAGGCGCTTTTTACGTCTTTCCTTCCATCCGCTCGACGGGTCTCTCGTCTCAACAATTCGCAGAACGGCTTCTGGAGAAAGAAAACGTCGCCGTGGTGCCGGGGCCGGCTTTTGGCAAGTGCGGCGAGGGGCATATCCGTTGTTCCTACGCCGCTTCTTTCGAAGATATTCAGGAAGCCATCCAACGGATCGAACGCTTCATCAATACGCTTTGA
- a CDS encoding tetratricopeptide repeat protein, protein MEESPKQSDLSSQELVEALNRIVSSSVNYDERVKLAAEVIDRLEKMGKPSFSEQARKICLEFYASIPPNIKSACQNDPVKPFDKNFHEYAQLIDRGKRNDALAKIHAYLENKENKNPHPSLAVMALKSDDMPSCYAVLFVDLAQRKVSPYSQYVIGYLTARIKRMREAEQLLTLAKDKLGDPILEDWITFDLAKIYIVNGETEKAGQIIDNQLKKSPNNAGMLYLKVLYFIANRNDDAARQQLARLEPFLYEDPYLLANTATTAVRINEVDTAVRILEKFEAMVEPNREFYSAFAMVRKVQGKIGDAEKYTEKANRIPDVRVAVAGMLPPSEELKKIIASVRDEKQSRYASLEGIDPLAKSYMNLLDYNAVSAINILEELVKDKPANYVWERFTLAAFQRRFGKIGDALETLKTIAKNHPEFRPYRMLALLADLSYRLGDEAQAKTYYAELDKQFPQSYQAFVAKRFLNSSYSKDKTDILYPIRLSPLMSQFANYSAPFVFSEIGNYWGDNVEFSTVCAQLGVNPRRGLQFNEFLAALLTWTRYRIVPFIGSSDAVLEFLKQKIPVVFCQGDMFAGNNMIGPCLIVGADPGRGLFYAENVTPSDPHLYASEELMEGICLAAYPDSLNPTYSKEAEQAIALGEEYARLNSNATKKRRDNKTDDKDFLKRRETIAQEKSPLAVPMQLAFARWIVQNEKADRAKKYFDSIQPLGKDSAQFLFLSADFDFRQKRLDPAAKALDAVVQKSPENPRYALALMRIMYLQGKIKEALRMTESMREQFPEDPAVSAHLMALYDKTGAKEKKAAEEKRLKDFLHIENIEINLDLPAK, encoded by the coding sequence GTGGAGGAAAGCCCTAAACAATCGGACTTGTCGAGTCAGGAATTGGTGGAAGCGTTAAACCGCATAGTTTCTTCTTCGGTGAATTACGATGAACGCGTGAAACTGGCGGCGGAAGTGATCGATCGGCTCGAAAAAATGGGAAAGCCTTCTTTTTCCGAACAGGCGCGCAAAATTTGCCTGGAATTTTACGCTTCAATTCCCCCCAATATAAAATCGGCCTGTCAGAACGATCCCGTCAAACCGTTCGACAAAAATTTTCACGAGTACGCACAACTGATCGATCGGGGAAAACGCAACGACGCCCTCGCCAAGATTCATGCTTATTTGGAAAATAAAGAGAACAAAAATCCTCATCCTTCCCTCGCCGTGATGGCGCTGAAATCCGACGATATGCCCTCCTGTTACGCCGTGTTGTTCGTCGATCTCGCCCAACGCAAGGTCAGCCCCTATTCTCAATACGTCATCGGATATCTGACCGCCAGGATTAAACGCATGAGAGAAGCGGAACAGTTGCTTACCCTGGCTAAGGACAAATTGGGCGACCCTATTCTGGAAGACTGGATTACTTTCGATTTGGCGAAAATTTACATTGTGAACGGCGAGACGGAGAAAGCAGGCCAAATCATCGACAACCAGCTCAAAAAGAGTCCCAACAACGCTGGGATGCTTTATTTAAAGGTTTTGTATTTCATTGCAAATAGGAACGATGATGCAGCTCGGCAGCAGTTGGCGCGATTAGAGCCTTTTCTATATGAAGATCCCTATCTCTTGGCGAACACGGCTACTACCGCCGTGCGGATCAATGAGGTGGATACGGCTGTCCGTATTCTGGAAAAATTCGAGGCTATGGTCGAACCAAACCGCGAGTTTTACAGCGCATTCGCTATGGTTCGCAAGGTCCAGGGAAAAATTGGCGATGCGGAAAAATATACCGAGAAAGCCAATCGAATCCCCGATGTCCGGGTCGCCGTTGCCGGAATGCTTCCCCCCAGCGAAGAACTAAAAAAAATTATCGCTTCCGTACGAGATGAAAAACAAAGCCGATACGCTTCCTTGGAGGGAATCGATCCGCTGGCCAAGTCCTATATGAATCTTCTCGACTACAACGCCGTCAGCGCCATTAATATTTTGGAAGAACTGGTAAAAGACAAGCCTGCCAACTACGTTTGGGAACGCTTCACCCTGGCGGCGTTTCAACGCCGCTTCGGCAAAATCGGCGACGCTCTCGAAACGCTGAAAACGATCGCAAAAAACCACCCCGAATTCCGCCCTTATCGAATGCTCGCCTTATTGGCGGACCTTTCCTACCGTCTGGGAGACGAGGCGCAAGCAAAGACCTATTACGCCGAATTGGATAAACAATTTCCCCAATCCTATCAAGCGTTCGTCGCCAAACGTTTTTTAAATTCTTCCTATTCCAAAGACAAAACCGATATTCTATATCCGATTCGCCTCTCGCCGTTGATGTCCCAATTCGCCAATTACTCAGCGCCTTTCGTCTTCTCCGAAATCGGAAATTATTGGGGCGACAATGTGGAATTCTCCACGGTTTGCGCACAATTGGGAGTCAATCCTCGCCGGGGGCTTCAGTTTAACGAATTTCTAGCCGCTCTTTTGACGTGGACCCGTTATCGCATCGTTCCTTTTATTGGAAGTTCCGACGCGGTATTGGAATTTTTGAAACAGAAAATACCGGTGGTTTTTTGCCAGGGAGATATGTTTGCGGGCAATAATATGATCGGTCCATGTCTGATTGTAGGGGCGGATCCCGGCCGAGGACTTTTTTACGCCGAAAACGTTACGCCATCCGATCCTCATCTTTACGCCAGCGAAGAATTGATGGAAGGAATTTGTCTCGCCGCCTACCCCGATTCGCTTAATCCGACGTATTCCAAAGAAGCGGAGCAAGCGATCGCGTTAGGCGAAGAATATGCTCGCTTGAATTCGAACGCTACCAAAAAAAGGCGCGACAATAAGACTGACGACAAGGATTTTCTTAAACGGAGAGAAACTATCGCCCAAGAAAAATCGCCGCTCGCCGTTCCCATGCAACTCGCTTTCGCCCGCTGGATCGTTCAAAACGAAAAGGCGGATCGGGCGAAGAAATATTTCGATTCCATCCAACCGTTAGGCAAAGATTCCGCCCAATTTCTATTCCTCAGCGCGGATTTCGATTTTCGGCAGAAGCGGTTGGACCCGGCGGCGAAAGCTTTGGATGCCGTCGTCCAAAAAAGTCCGGAGAATCCGCGCTACGCCTTGGCGTTAATGCGCATTATGTATTTGCAAGGCAAAATCAAAGAAGCGCTGAGGATGACGGAATCGATGAGAGAACAATTCCCCGAAGACCCGGCAGTATCCGCCCACTTAATGGCGCTTTACGACAAGACGGGAGCGAAGGAAAAAAAGGCGGCGGAAGAAAAAAGATTGAAAGATTTTCTGCATATCGAGAACATCGAAATCAATCTCGATCTTCCCGCGAAATGA
- the sixA gene encoding phosphohistidine phosphatase SixA: protein MELFFIRHGIAIDREDPNIASDEERRLTKDGIEKMEQTAKGLARIVAGLDEIFSSPYARAKQTAEIVAKAFKPKPPISLVSGMAPGMTLEILEGCAEKHSAGASLAFVGHEPDMSRMISLLVTGGDHCGFDMKKGAVACVGVESQAALGAGVLLWLLQPKHLRKIC from the coding sequence ATGGAACTGTTTTTCATTCGGCATGGGATCGCTATCGATCGGGAAGATCCCAACATCGCTTCCGATGAGGAACGGCGGTTGACGAAAGACGGCATCGAAAAAATGGAGCAAACCGCCAAAGGATTGGCGCGGATCGTCGCCGGTCTGGACGAAATATTCTCCAGTCCTTATGCGCGGGCCAAACAGACGGCGGAGATCGTTGCCAAAGCTTTTAAACCAAAACCGCCCATCTCTTTGGTTTCCGGCATGGCGCCGGGCATGACGCTGGAAATATTGGAAGGATGCGCCGAGAAGCATTCTGCCGGCGCCAGCCTCGCCTTTGTCGGACATGAACCCGATATGAGCCGGATGATATCCCTTCTGGTTACAGGTGGCGATCATTGCGGATTCGATATGAAAAAGGGCGCCGTCGCCTGCGTTGGCGTGGAAAGCCAAGCGGCGTTGGGAGCGGGCGTTCTATTGTGGCTGTTGCAGCCCAAACATTTGCGAAAGATCTGTTGA